A genomic region of Magnetococcales bacterium contains the following coding sequences:
- a CDS encoding lytic murein transglycosylase, translating into MRRDKTEKIADCSGLESGAGCAAGLLVPRRELFTLAGALFVAGLVPFGRACFAEGVLDRQPWLQPLVSQHGFSAGYLENLLRGREPRGKVMELMDRQAEDMPYHRYRTLFVTAAMEKQGRERMKTFRTLFEEVERRFQVPAGLVLAIWGVESRFGTHHGEHPVLDTIFTLATRYSRRATFFQEQFIDLLLLSREEKLDPLALKGSYAGAMGQVQMLPGTMRRHAVDFDGDGRKDVFDSVPDVLGSIANYFRNMGWQTGKPVALPVTLTAGPLTPTYTVDKLETWGDWREKGVSLADKKLSLPDGEPVGLVRLAAEKGERYYAVLENFAIITRWNRSRNYAMVISELIDLFGKRKSP; encoded by the coding sequence ATGCGGCGTGACAAGACCGAAAAAATAGCGGATTGTTCCGGGTTGGAATCGGGAGCGGGGTGTGCTGCCGGTCTCCTTGTGCCCCGTCGGGAGCTGTTCACTCTGGCCGGAGCCCTGTTCGTGGCCGGTTTGGTTCCTTTCGGCAGGGCGTGTTTCGCCGAAGGGGTGCTGGACCGTCAGCCCTGGCTTCAACCCCTGGTTTCCCAACACGGTTTTTCCGCCGGGTATCTGGAAAACCTGTTGCGAGGCCGGGAGCCACGGGGCAAAGTCATGGAATTGATGGACCGTCAGGCGGAGGATATGCCTTACCACCGCTACCGGACCCTCTTCGTGACGGCGGCGATGGAAAAGCAGGGGCGGGAACGGATGAAGACGTTCCGCACACTGTTCGAGGAGGTGGAACGGCGGTTTCAGGTGCCGGCGGGTCTTGTACTGGCCATATGGGGGGTGGAGAGCCGGTTTGGCACCCATCACGGAGAGCATCCCGTTTTGGATACGATCTTTACTTTGGCAACCCGCTACTCCCGTCGGGCGACCTTTTTCCAGGAGCAGTTCATCGATCTGCTCCTGTTGTCGCGGGAGGAGAAGCTGGATCCCCTGGCTCTGAAAGGATCCTATGCCGGGGCCATGGGGCAGGTGCAGATGCTGCCGGGCACCATGCGGCGGCATGCCGTTGACTTCGATGGGGACGGGCGCAAGGATGTCTTCGACAGCGTACCGGATGTGCTGGGCTCCATCGCCAACTATTTCCGCAACATGGGTTGGCAGACGGGCAAGCCCGTGGCGCTGCCCGTTACCCTCACGGCGGGACCGCTCACCCCGACCTATACCGTGGACAAGCTCGAAACCTGGGGGGACTGGCGGGAAAAGGGGGTGAGTCTGGCGGACAAGAAGTTGAGTCTGCCCGACGGTGAACCGGTCGGACTGGTTCGGCTGGCGGCGGAGAAGGGAGAACGCTATTATGCGGTATTGGAGAATTTTGCCATCATTACCCGCTGGAATCGCTCCCGGAACTACGCCATGGTGATTTCGGAACTGATCGATTTGTTCGGAAAGAGAAAAAGCCCATGA